In bacterium, a single genomic region encodes these proteins:
- a CDS encoding cation:proton antiporter: MDHMWLLGALWIGLALVATLCATWLGVSVALTEIVIGVGASWVITARWGAAAMGAGEGWITFLAGAGAVILTFLAGAELDPVAFRKTWKETTVLGLIGFVAPFLGAAWVARAVLGWDPRAAWLAGVALSTTSVAVVYAVLLELGLNKTPFGKVILAACFINDLGTVIALGLLFAPFTWKTGAFSLGTLAALFALLWTTEHLFRHHGGRTSEFEAKFLLFALFGLGWLAAWSGSEAVLPAYLIGMVLAGTVGRDAELIRRLRTLTLGLLTPFYFLRAGSFVQVPVIAAGLGTFAALFFAKAVSKFVGIFPVTMAQRYPRHDAMYTTLLMSTGLTFGTISSLYGLSHRIITQSQYSFLVATVIASAVVPTWIANRFFLPHHHLRPVDGSEGDVALEAAAATD, translated from the coding sequence ATGGATCACATGTGGCTGCTGGGCGCACTCTGGATCGGGCTCGCATTGGTCGCAACGCTGTGCGCGACGTGGCTGGGGGTGTCCGTCGCGCTGACCGAGATTGTGATCGGCGTCGGCGCCTCCTGGGTCATCACGGCCCGGTGGGGGGCCGCGGCGATGGGCGCGGGGGAGGGGTGGATCACCTTTCTCGCCGGAGCCGGCGCGGTCATTCTCACGTTCCTTGCCGGCGCGGAGCTCGACCCGGTCGCGTTTCGCAAGACCTGGAAGGAAACCACGGTGCTTGGCCTGATCGGCTTCGTGGCGCCGTTTCTCGGCGCCGCGTGGGTGGCCCGGGCGGTGCTCGGCTGGGATCCTCGCGCCGCGTGGCTCGCCGGCGTGGCGCTGTCGACGACGTCCGTGGCGGTCGTCTACGCCGTACTCTTGGAACTGGGCCTCAACAAGACCCCGTTCGGCAAAGTCATCCTCGCGGCGTGCTTCATCAATGACCTCGGCACCGTGATCGCGCTCGGCCTCCTGTTCGCCCCGTTCACCTGGAAGACGGGCGCCTTCTCGCTCGGGACCCTGGCCGCGCTGTTCGCGCTGCTGTGGACGACGGAGCATCTGTTCCGCCATCACGGCGGACGGACGTCCGAGTTCGAGGCCAAGTTCCTCCTGTTTGCCCTGTTCGGCCTGGGGTGGCTCGCGGCGTGGTCGGGCTCGGAAGCCGTGCTGCCCGCGTACCTGATCGGCATGGTGCTCGCCGGAACGGTCGGCCGCGACGCGGAACTGATCCGGCGCCTCAGGACGCTGACGCTCGGCCTGCTGACGCCGTTTTACTTCCTGCGGGCCGGGTCGTTCGTGCAGGTCCCGGTGATCGCGGCCGGGCTCGGGACGTTCGCCGCGCTCTTCTTCGCGAAGGCGGTGAGCAAGTTCGTGGGGATCTTCCCGGTCACGATGGCCCAACGGTATCCAAGACACGACGCGATGTACACGACGCTTCTGATGTCGACCGGCCTCACGTTCGGCACGATCTCATCGTTGTACGGACTCTCGCACCGGATCATCACGCAGTCGCAGTACTCGTTCCTCGTGGCCACCGTCATTGCGAGCGCCGTCGTGCCGACGTGGATCGCGAACCGGTTCTTCCTCCCGCACCACCACCTGCGCCCGGTTGACGGATCGGAAGGGGACGTCGCGCTGGAGGCCGCCGCAGCGACCGACTGA